One window of the Archangium primigenium genome contains the following:
- a CDS encoding PQQ-dependent sugar dehydrogenase, which produces MRTLSMTLVLAALVSGCSGKTPNPPESTPPESTPPAPEQPLPSGPPVQTGPPNVPEFQPAFPQQTRAPEIHTQTALQVTEIASGFRNPWAIAFLPDQRMLVTEKPTGKLYIVTPQGAKSPAIEGLPVVDGRNQGGLLDVEVGPDYAQSGLIYWTYYEPREGGNGLAVARAKLVDGAQPRVENLQVIFRMMPTLESTLHAGGRLVFTPDGKLFVTLGERSILEGRVQARDVKSHFGKVVRINPDGSVPQDNPYLNTPDAKPEIWSVGHRNILSAALDGQNRLWTVEMGPKGGDELNRPEAGKDYGWPTIGYGEEYSGAPIHDTTQGAGMEQPVYYWDPVISPSGMTIYSGTLFPEWRNDVFIGGLSSKALVRLMVRNDLVVGEERLLTERNARIREVVQGPEGALYLLTDDTNGKLLKVTPR; this is translated from the coding sequence ATGCGCACTTTGTCGATGACCCTCGTTCTCGCCGCGCTCGTGTCGGGCTGCAGCGGCAAGACGCCCAACCCGCCGGAGAGCACGCCGCCGGAGAGCACGCCGCCGGCGCCCGAGCAGCCCTTGCCCAGCGGGCCTCCGGTCCAGACGGGCCCGCCCAACGTGCCCGAGTTCCAGCCGGCCTTCCCCCAGCAGACGCGGGCCCCGGAGATCCACACCCAGACGGCCCTGCAGGTCACCGAGATCGCCTCGGGCTTCAGGAACCCCTGGGCCATCGCCTTCCTGCCGGACCAGCGCATGCTGGTGACCGAGAAGCCCACCGGCAAGCTCTACATCGTCACGCCCCAGGGCGCGAAGTCCCCCGCCATCGAGGGCCTGCCCGTCGTGGACGGCCGCAACCAGGGCGGTCTGCTCGACGTGGAAGTGGGCCCCGACTACGCCCAGAGCGGCCTCATCTACTGGACCTACTACGAGCCCCGCGAGGGCGGTAACGGCCTGGCCGTGGCGCGCGCGAAGCTCGTGGACGGGGCCCAGCCGCGCGTGGAGAACCTGCAGGTCATCTTCCGCATGATGCCCACGCTCGAGTCCACGCTGCACGCGGGCGGCCGGCTCGTGTTCACCCCCGACGGCAAGCTCTTCGTCACGCTCGGCGAGCGCTCCATCCTGGAGGGCCGCGTGCAGGCGCGCGACGTGAAGAGCCACTTCGGCAAGGTGGTCCGCATCAACCCGGATGGCTCGGTGCCCCAGGACAACCCCTACCTGAACACCCCGGACGCCAAGCCGGAGATCTGGTCGGTGGGCCACCGCAACATCCTGTCGGCGGCGCTCGACGGCCAGAACCGGCTGTGGACGGTGGAGATGGGCCCCAAGGGCGGTGACGAGCTCAACCGTCCCGAGGCGGGCAAGGACTACGGCTGGCCCACCATCGGCTACGGCGAGGAGTACTCGGGCGCGCCCATCCACGACACCACCCAGGGCGCGGGCATGGAGCAGCCCGTGTACTACTGGGATCCGGTCATCTCCCCCTCGGGCATGACCATCTACAGCGGGACGCTCTTCCCCGAGTGGCGCAACGACGTCTTCATCGGCGGCCTGTCCAGCAAGGCGCTGGTGCGGCTCATGGTGCGCAATGACCTGGTGGTGGGCGAGGAGCGGCTGCTCACGGAGCGCAACGCCCGCATCCGCGAGGTGGTCCAGGGCCCCGAGGGCGCGCTCTACCTGCTCACCGACGACACCAACGGCAAGCTGCTCAAGGTCACGCCGCGCTGA
- a CDS encoding alpha/beta fold hydrolase: protein MSYDGVMNDPAADLGESIRIPQPEGSLRVIRRGDHGTPVLLLSGAGNDNASLSWRRAIPVLAERHRVFALDWPKQGGSVPWTGIVDHPRMLEVITTVLDHFGLDRTSLVGLSQGGALGLAYAIERPERVARLVVLAPAGILSFPPVVHQALWLMARSRLLGTTLPSLLFRSRAACAWLARTALFAGPVDDFDAIVDEYHADVLRKGAGASDWQNHSIGWGRMNVDLRPRLADIRCPTLFIQGSEDVGVRPEQSRAAAQRIPGARYELIEGAGHWSNRQCPERVNSLISEFLA, encoded by the coding sequence ATGTCCTACGATGGCGTCATGAATGATCCCGCGGCCGACCTTGGTGAGAGCATCCGCATCCCCCAGCCGGAGGGAAGCTTGCGTGTCATCCGGCGGGGGGACCACGGCACCCCGGTGCTGCTGCTGAGCGGCGCGGGCAATGACAATGCCTCCCTGAGCTGGCGGCGCGCGATTCCCGTGCTCGCCGAGCGGCACCGGGTCTTCGCGCTGGACTGGCCGAAGCAGGGCGGCAGCGTTCCGTGGACAGGCATCGTCGACCATCCCCGGATGCTCGAGGTCATCACCACCGTGCTCGATCATTTCGGCCTCGACCGGACGAGTCTCGTCGGGCTCTCACAGGGAGGCGCGCTCGGCCTCGCCTATGCGATCGAGCGGCCCGAGCGGGTAGCGCGGCTCGTGGTGCTGGCGCCCGCGGGCATCCTCTCGTTTCCACCCGTCGTGCATCAGGCCCTGTGGCTCATGGCGCGGAGCCGACTGCTCGGCACCACCCTGCCCTCCCTGCTGTTTCGCAGTCGCGCCGCGTGCGCCTGGCTCGCCCGCACCGCGCTCTTCGCCGGGCCCGTCGACGACTTCGACGCCATCGTCGACGAGTACCACGCCGACGTGCTGCGCAAGGGCGCCGGCGCGTCTGACTGGCAGAACCACTCCATCGGCTGGGGCCGGATGAACGTGGACCTCCGTCCCCGCCTCGCAGACATCCGCTGTCCGACCCTCTTCATCCAGGGCAGCGAGGACGTGGGCGTGCGGCCCGAGCAGTCCCGGGCGGCGGCCCAACGGATTCCGGGGGCCCGGTACGAGCTCATCGAGGGCGCGGGGCATTGGTCGAACCGGCAGTGCCCGGAACGGGTCAATTCGCTCATCTCGGAATTCCTTGCTTGA
- a CDS encoding crotonase/enoyl-CoA hydratase family protein, which translates to MTVLVTEETEGPVRKLGLNRPEKRNAMNIAFIEQLSAAFARVEEDAAIRATVLFAHGPMFTAGLDLMDVLPRLGDADTLFRSSGVDPWGTHGPARTKPLIVAVHGKCLTLGIELMLAGDITVASEDATFEQIEIDRGIFPFGGGTARWVQTMGWGNAMQYLLTGEALDAREAHRLGLVQRVVARDALLETAMGLARRIAAKPPLAIKATLESARTAVLEGERAAAEKLLPAITRLAMTEDAREALQAFLERRPATFHGR; encoded by the coding sequence ATGACCGTGCTTGTCACCGAAGAGACCGAGGGCCCTGTCCGCAAACTGGGCCTGAACCGCCCCGAGAAGCGCAACGCGATGAACATCGCGTTCATCGAGCAGCTCTCGGCGGCCTTCGCCCGGGTGGAGGAGGACGCGGCCATTCGGGCCACGGTGCTCTTCGCGCACGGCCCCATGTTCACCGCGGGCCTGGACCTCATGGATGTGTTGCCCCGTCTCGGGGATGCCGACACCCTCTTTCGTTCCTCGGGGGTGGACCCCTGGGGGACGCATGGGCCCGCGCGCACCAAGCCGTTGATCGTCGCGGTGCACGGCAAGTGCCTCACGCTCGGCATCGAGCTGATGCTCGCGGGGGACATCACCGTCGCCTCCGAGGACGCCACCTTCGAGCAGATCGAGATCGATCGCGGCATCTTCCCCTTCGGTGGAGGCACCGCGCGCTGGGTCCAGACGATGGGGTGGGGCAACGCGATGCAGTACCTCCTCACCGGCGAGGCGCTCGACGCCCGCGAGGCGCATCGGTTGGGCCTCGTGCAGCGGGTCGTGGCCCGGGACGCGCTCCTGGAGACCGCGATGGGTCTCGCCAGACGCATCGCAGCGAAGCCGCCCCTCGCCATCAAGGCCACGCTCGAGAGCGCGCGGACCGCCGTGCTGGAGGGCGAGCGGGCCGCGGCGGAGAAGCTGCTGCCCGCCATCACGCGGCTGGCCATGACGGAGGACGCCCGCGAGGCCCTTCAGGCCTTCCTGGAGCGCAGGCCCGCCACCTTCCACGGGCGCTAG
- a CDS encoding NmrA/HSCARG family protein, producing the protein MTNQIESTPVLVVGATGKQGGAVARALLARGQAVRALVRDPHSPGAQALKALGAELVRGDLQDTASLREACAGVRAVFSMPPLTLETVGTDAERVMGANLVRAAKEAGVPQFVHTSVSGAGDFQRNAPGWKEGRWDVHYWESKASIEALVRDAGFRSWTVLKPAFFMENFVRPSALFAHGTGDRLMTVLKPQTVIALIAVKDIGEAGAAALLAPEKFHRVELELAGERLTMTDIARILGEAWNVSPEAPDITPEEALAQGMPPAFVKNYQQLNEVGSPATPEQARSLGLPLTDFKTWAHSVAG; encoded by the coding sequence ATGACGAATCAGATCGAGTCGACGCCGGTGTTGGTGGTGGGAGCGACGGGCAAGCAAGGGGGGGCCGTGGCGCGGGCGTTGCTCGCGCGCGGCCAGGCGGTGCGCGCGTTGGTGCGAGACCCCCACTCCCCGGGCGCCCAGGCCCTGAAGGCCCTGGGCGCGGAGCTCGTCCGAGGCGATCTCCAGGACACGGCCTCCCTGCGCGAGGCCTGCGCTGGCGTCCGGGCGGTGTTCTCCATGCCCCCGCTCACGCTCGAGACCGTGGGGACGGATGCCGAGCGGGTGATGGGCGCGAATCTGGTGCGGGCGGCGAAGGAGGCCGGGGTGCCGCAGTTCGTCCACACGTCCGTCTCGGGCGCGGGGGACTTCCAGCGCAATGCCCCGGGTTGGAAGGAGGGCCGGTGGGACGTCCACTACTGGGAGAGCAAGGCCTCCATCGAGGCGCTCGTGCGCGACGCCGGCTTCCGGTCCTGGACCGTGCTCAAGCCCGCCTTCTTCATGGAGAACTTCGTGCGGCCCTCGGCCCTGTTCGCCCACGGGACGGGGGACCGCCTGATGACGGTGCTCAAACCCCAGACGGTGATCGCCTTGATCGCGGTGAAGGACATCGGCGAGGCGGGGGCCGCGGCGCTCCTCGCGCCGGAGAAGTTCCACCGGGTGGAGCTCGAGCTCGCGGGGGAGCGGCTGACGATGACGGACATCGCCCGGATCCTCGGTGAGGCCTGGAACGTCTCGCCCGAGGCGCCAGACATCACGCCCGAGGAGGCCCTCGCCCAGGGCATGCCGCCCGCGTTCGTGAAGAACTACCAACAGCTCAACGAGGTGGGCAGCCCCGCGACGCCAGAGCAGGCGCGGAGCCTGGGACTGCCCTTGACCGACTTCAAGACCTGGGCCCACTCCGTGGCGGGTTGA